Proteins from a genomic interval of Sporolactobacillus sp. Y61:
- a CDS encoding RNA-guided endonuclease TnpB family protein, which translates to MVLKGLKLRIYPDKEQKLKIKLNFGYNRFVWNQMLNMMIERYHNNPDSSFLSAFALNNMLKALKIEYPWLKDAESTSLQCTNHDLVEAYKKFFKEHTGFPKFKSKKYPKQSYQSKCVGKNIKQVNKHHVKLPKLGIVRFKAGIKIPEKIKSVTVRLSPTGKYYAVLLVEYENQTFNKTGRQLGIDLGVADLVIGSDGIKFPTIRFDKILARKKHYWEKRLARRRLQAQKEIAWDKHNKVLNPRCLDDFKNYKKAKLMVAEYNEKMTNQRNDYLHKITMQLVKDNDVIVIEDLKAKNLLRNHKLSRAIVNQSWREIRRMLEYKCAWCGKKLVIVNPYKTSQICSECGYDDGKHTLDIRDWTCPGCGHHHDRDINAAKNILRLGTSLGKRVVTSA; encoded by the coding sequence TAAATTAAACTTTGGCTATAACCGTTTTGTGTGGAATCAGATGTTAAACATGATGATTGAACGATACCACAACAATCCCGACTCTTCTTTTCTTAGCGCTTTTGCATTGAATAACATGCTTAAAGCCTTGAAGATTGAGTATCCATGGTTAAAAGATGCTGAGAGTACCAGTTTACAATGTACGAATCATGATCTGGTGGAAGCATATAAAAAGTTTTTCAAAGAACATACCGGTTTTCCAAAGTTTAAATCAAAGAAATATCCGAAACAAAGTTATCAATCAAAATGTGTAGGTAAAAACATTAAACAAGTTAATAAACATCATGTTAAATTACCGAAATTAGGAATTGTGAGATTCAAAGCAGGAATTAAAATCCCTGAAAAAATTAAATCAGTAACTGTTCGTCTATCACCAACAGGAAAATATTATGCTGTGCTGCTTGTTGAATATGAAAACCAAACATTCAACAAAACAGGAAGGCAATTAGGTATTGACCTGGGTGTTGCCGATTTAGTCATTGGATCTGATGGTATTAAGTTCCCTACCATTCGTTTTGACAAAATCTTAGCCAGGAAGAAACATTACTGGGAGAAACGGTTAGCTAGACGTAGATTGCAAGCTCAGAAAGAAATCGCATGGGATAAGCATAATAAGGTACTTAATCCCAGATGCCTCGATGACTTTAAAAATTATAAAAAAGCCAAATTAATGGTTGCTGAATACAATGAGAAAATGACTAATCAACGCAATGACTATCTCCATAAAATTACAATGCAATTAGTTAAAGATAATGATGTCATTGTCATAGAAGATTTGAAAGCAAAAAATCTTCTACGCAATCACAAATTATCCAGAGCAATTGTTAATCAATCCTGGCGGGAAATTAGACGGATGCTTGAATACAAATGTGCATGGTGTGGTAAAAAATTAGTCATTGTCAATCCCTATAAGACATCACAAATATGCTCGGAATGTGGTTATGATGACGGAAAGCATACGTTAGACATAAGGGACTGGACATGCCCTGGCTGTGGGCATCATCACGATAGAGATATTAACGCAGCAAAGAATATTCTTCGGCTCGGGACGAGCCTTGGTAAAAGAGTTGTGACCTCTGCCTGA